In Brassica napus cultivar Da-Ae chromosome A3, Da-Ae, whole genome shotgun sequence, the sequence AGAATGTTCTGGAGTGTAACATCTCTTGACTAAATAAACTGAAAATgtaattgtttttgaaaaacctgaaaatgtaaatttattactagcaaaaaaaaaaaagagagaagtcaattttttttattttcaaccGAAAAACGTAGGGGGGTATTACTAGTGATTAGTactgtaaaattattttaaaagttttaactTATGAAAATACAGAAGAAATTGTATAGTTGCCTACTTTGTAATTAACGTTTTCTGTGATGAATTTCTTATGGCTGTGTTGCATGAGGGTGAGGCTATTGCAAACAGTCAGTTTTAGCTCGTAATTTTGCATATCGAGTTTGTAATACGTTTGTTTAGGGTCAAACGCGCACTGTAAATGCGTGAGTACCACCGCTCTCAAACCGTCACGTTAGTTTAGCGCGTGGGGACCATTAGAATATagagttaaaatatataaaaaagagaaataagtCACTTTCTGACTGTAATATCACAAGTCACTTTCAACTAGAAAATGTCAGTTTTTACCTCTTAGTTATTTTTCTATCAAATTTTCTTCTCTAGTCTGTCAATAACTTCctcaaattaaaaatagttaaaatgagtcaaaattaaaaactatagaatatcaattttttttcaattatccACTTacccaaataaaataatttttcatttttcttcatctttcaGATCCATTCAAACTAAAACATATCTTCATTTTTCTATGGTGATTGTGGACGTTGGTGCGCGTTAATGGCTAATAAGATGATAGAAGCCTACCACTTACGTAAGCTTTTACTGTGACTTCATATCACGTGTCACCTCTAATTTCTTAATATCAGTTTTTGTTACGTAAAATCCGGTTTTGGTTTTTGCTCTAATTAACAAATGAACTGTTTTGCATATTAGATTGATTTTACTACTGCAAAATCGTTTAACCTTTAATCAAACAATTGTACCAAGAAGGTTTCCACAATACGAATTGTGCAACTTCTTAGACCAAATGTTAAAGCAACTTCTGAGACCTAGCTAGCCGTGGATAAAGAATAATGATGGCAATGTttagtttaacatttttaaaacagtagatataatttataattctaACTTCTGATACTAATATGTGATACGGTAACTATTACAAATTAATAAACGTAGCACATAAAATGCATGTTATCATCGTTGTCTCATGACCTCAGCCTAAAAAAAAGGTACATCCTTCTGGGTCGGAGAAGTGACAAAAAGTAAACCTTGCATGAACATCTTCAGCTTCTTCCTCCAGGTAGCATATTGATTAGAGCTTCCATGGTGATGTGAATTACACAAGAATGTTTAGCCTATtcacaaaacaaagaaacaaataagCATGTTATAAGCCATGAAGTGATAAGTATGCGATCATGAATAATAAACTTTATCTCAAAGTCAACATCCGTTGTAGTCTAGCTGGTCAGGATACTCGGCTCTCACCCGAGAGACCCGGGTTCGAGTCCCGGCAACGgagaattatttttttaaaattgttttttattatatagcaAACCGGATTGTGTTTCAGTAAAACCCTCAAGCGTTCTCTTCTCTCTGTTGTGTCAAAGTCGactccttttttctttttttctttttggctcATTTGAGATTAGAGGGAGATGCAGAGATTGAGATCTTCTCGGTCACTGGTTAAGCCTCTGTTGGAGAGCAGGAGGCTTGGAGGAGGGTATTGCACGAGCTCCTCCTCCGAAAAGATCGTAGCTTCGGTGCTTTTCGAGAGATTACGCGTTGTGATTCCCAAACCAGATCCTGCTGTCTACGCCTTTCAGGAGTTCAAGTAATTCCACACTCTCCTTTTATGTTCATCTTATTACAGCTCAATTTCGATATTTatgtgtttctttttgtttttattaaatttatttctgtTGCAGATTCAATTGGCAACAGCAGTTTCGCCGTAGATACCCAGATGAGTTCTTGGACATTGCTAAGAACAGGTTTAACCTACATTCCTTCCTTTTACATGTGTCTGAATGCATACATCTCTAGTCAACGTTTTTATGTCATCTCTATTAGATTCTTTCATAAATTTCCAAACTTTGATAACAATGGCAAAGAACTGTAGATAGGCGTTTTTATCTTGTAGCTTCTATCAGAACTGTTTCTGTTTATTACATAGTGAAGGGTTATGATCATCTCTGGTTCTGTTGAGAGTTGTTGCTCAAAGTGTAATGAAAAATTTCAATTCATCTTTGAATAACACAGAGCCAAAGGTGAATATCAAATGGACTATGTACCTGCTCCCAGAATCACTGAGGCTGACAAGAATAACGATAGGAAGTAAGTTTCACCTTTAATTAAAGACATATGTACTTGTCTTCTCTTTCGCTTACTGGCTTGCAATTGTTACTAGGTCATTATACAGAGCTCTTGACAAAAAGTTGTATCTTCTCATCTTCGGAAAGCCATTTGGAGCTACTAGTGACAAACCTGTCTGGCATTTCCCTGAGAAAGTGTATGATTCTGAGCCAACTCTTCGCAAGGTGATGATGATGGATTATCTCCCTCTGTTATCAATCCATAACACCATCAGTTTCGTTCTTATGTGTAATTCGGTATTTGCAGTGTGCTGAATCTGCTTTGAAGTCAGTCTTGGGAGATCTGACTCACACATACTTTGTTGGAAATGCTCCAATGGCTCACATGGCTATTCAACCTACTGAAGAAACACCTGATTTGCCGTCTTACAAGGTAAACAACAAAGATCCTCTGAGATAAAGAAAGAAGCAATCGGTTACTTAATTTGACTGATTCTTTtgaatcatcttcttcttcttgtgtagAGGTTCTTCTTCAAATGCAGTGTAGTAGCAGCGTCCAAGTACAACATACGTAACTGCGAGGATTTTGTGTGGGTTACCAAAGATGAGCTTTTGGAGTTCTTCCCTGAGCAAGCTGAGTTCTTCAACAAGATGATCATTAGCTGAGACTAGTCACTCACTCACCACCACCAAAATAAAActccttttttattttctcttttcctTCTAGATAGTTCTCCTGAGGAAGATAGAAAAACTTTTTAAGACATTAATATGGTGAGTGAAGGTCTTTGTAATAATTAGACCAAACGATGTCTCTTGTTTTTGTAGTCACGCACATGTGGTGTGTGAGCCTGTGAGGTCAcaaagggttttttttttatgttgactTTTGGCAGTTGATTGGAACTCAGGAAGTACGTAGTTGAATGTAGTTGGCTTCTCAACATATTTATACTTAAAATTCATCTCGGATACACATCACACTAGGCAACCTCTCTCATGAATCTTGTCACGTTTATTGATTCGGCAAGTGTTCTTCTCAATTCCGTCAAGATTCCCAAACGGAACTACTATAGATGCGACACAATACATGCTTAACGTGAAAAAAATAAGTTCATAGGCTGGAGAAGAAAAGGAGCATTGTGGAGCTTATGCAAACCCTGAACACCAAATGCAGTTCCTCTCTCTATctttacataataatatatcGTGCGTACAATATATCGAATAGCATCCTACTAATCATTCATACTCGTCAATGTCTCAAATTCAATTTGATTGTAAAATAAGTTTAATCGAtataaccaacaaaaaaaaatcaattgtaATCTGAATCACAAAATGAAATGGTTATAAACGCAACATTGTCTGTGACCGAATAAAACCGCATTTGGTTTCGGTTGAATATTAGTTCGTTTGATTGAACTTACTTGTTTTCCTTCAGACAGCATCTCTCTCATTTGCATGCAACGTTACCACTTACTAGTCAAAAgccatgtaatttttttttccttcacatttataaaatatggtTTATGGAGTATATAATCTAATGGCCCATAGTGAGTGATGATCTTTGTTTTGTAACCTCCTTAAAATAGccacgataaaaaaaaaagagacgaaAAAGTCTTGATGTAGTGTAAGCCACAAACTACTACTTAACCAACAAATATGGATtagcaagagaaaaaaaatataagagagatctgatcatttcaaaataacaaatcGGAACATCAAAAAACAGAAGAAGAGAGAATGGCATCAACGGAGCAAAAGGAGGTAGAAGAAAATGGGTCGATGATTTCAGGTTTGTTGGACAAAGCCAAAGGTTTCTTTGCAGAGAAGCTAGCGAATGTTCCGACGCCTGAAGCCGCCGTGGACAACGTCGATTTCAAAGGCGTGACACGTCAAGGTGTAGACTATCACGCCAAGGTCTCCGTCAAGAATCCTTACTCTCAGACGATCCCTATTTGCCAGATCTCTTACGTCCTCAAGAGCGCCACAAGGTATTCCTCTTCTgacctttttctctctcttttttttgttacaatcaTTTATGAACCGTTTGATATCATGATCTAGCGTAATACGTAccaattcatatatataatagtttagTTATCCAAGTGCATGTGCATCTattcattgatgatatcaaacATATATGGATATTGAATTGAGTCCATAACGTTTATACCTTAGTATCTTACACATGTAAACATAATACTAATATACCGCATGTTCTCGAAAATATCGTCTCAAGTTTGTATATTACATAATAAATAGCTTAGATTGTAACATGAACATACCAGTAATTTGTTGTGGGACGTTACGCACGCGTCATGTGTAGGTTCATCatgctaattaataatttttgtgGTTGGGTAGGACGATAGCGTCGGGTACAATACCGGACCCGGGTTCGTTGGTTGGGAACAAGACAACGGTTTTGGACGTACCGGTTAAGGTGGCCTACAGCATAGCGGTTAGTCTGATGAAGGACATTGGCTCGGACTGGGACATTGACTATCAACTTGACATTGGACTAACCTTCGATATTCCTGTTGTTGGTGACATTACCATTCCTGTCTCTACTCAGGGTGAGATCAAGCTCCCTTCCCTTCGCGACttcttttaatttaaactatGGTCAGTCGTGATTATAATctaattttcaataaaatacGATCCACAACACATAGGCGATCATATCGGTGATTATCAGTTCtgcatttctttttaattatttttgttgattttgttaTTGGATTATTAAGGATATTTGTTGACTATGTATGTTTGCATGGTAATTAGTCCCATGCATAGAATAAAACTACAAATGCAGTTATACCTTAATACCTGACTTTGAAGATCGAGATCAGTTCGAATATCGacaattgaaaaacaaaattactaAGGATTACTGTTAAATGTAAACTTTGGTTGATGGTCTATGAttatattaaagaaaaagataCTAAACGTAATAATTCTGGTTATAGAGAAAATATACTGCTTGGGCAGATAAAACTAAACCATTTCTTGAgcttcatttaaaaaaattcgaagTTAGATTAATCGCTGATACTATTCCTTTTAGGAATTAATTGAGTTTGGACCTATAtaccgttttttttttggggtgcaaatacttttttctttaaagaaaagaagagcAAATGACAAAGGAGAAACAGTGTATGAACCAAGTGGTGATAGCTTAAAGCATGTTTATTTAGCTTAAGTAGGTTGTTTAGgatattttgtaattaaaagAAGGGAAATTGCACCCtatatacatgaaaaaaaaacaaatacactAACTAACCAAAATCCCCTCCAAAAAACAAATACACTAACTAACCAAAATCCCCCCCTCTCTCctactttctcttcctatctctctttactctctctcccaaaatctaatttttcatttcttttttgttatttgGTAAATAAGCccttaaaagaaaagaaaaaaagaaaaaaaaagaaggggtGTTGCTTAATTAAGCATTAGAAGGATTGTTActtcttttgcttttttttttttttttttctatctctctctctctttctctttttgttcTCTCTGGCTCACTTAATTTTCTCTTCATTATGGTCTACTTGAGAGATCCTTAAAAGGTTTTAGCAATAATCATGTTTTTAATGACAATTTTTTGGGGTTTGGTTGTACCCACAtcagttttggttttgattttcatGAGAACTAAATTATCATCACTTAATCAGTCTAGACTTGGGTTTCGGTCTAAGTGATTTACATGGTGGATCGTAACAGATGATCGATTCACCCCTGACATTAGTCGGAATGTATCGAAATGCCGGCTTAtcaaacattttggtcattggTAGTTAAGTTGAAGTGAGGGCTGATCATACCAAACCATATTAGTTATTCATttgtaggcctgggcattttacccggatCCTAAGACCTGACCTGAAACCGATCCGAAAAAACCCGGTTCGGGTAGGAACCGACCCGATCAAATTACCCTATCGGGTCTTGTTGCAGAGGACCCGCATGACTtggacccgacccgacccgacccAAATCCGAAACCTGATGGGTACCCgaattaataatgtaaattaaataaaatacatcAAGGGAGAATCGAAGACGGGTTATTTGTCTAGAGAACATGGGAGTCAACCACTAGGAGACAACAAATTGTTGTTGTATTTCACATAGTTtagtatatatacacattttaatataataaaaacacacattttgaataaaattatgaatattttcggatatataaatattttcagataatttttttgtatttttaggtttttttagatcgaacccgacccgaaaccgaaccgaatccgaaccgataaATTCTAATTACCCGAATGGATCTAACTATCTAAGACCCGACCGACCTAGACCCGGCACGACCCGAACAGATCCGGAACCGAAAATTTGAAATTACCCTATCGGATCCTAAACTCTTAGACCCGAAAGATCCGGACCTGAAAGGATCCGATCCAAATCCGATCCGACGACCTGAAATGCCCATGCTTATTCATTTGTACAAATACgggctttaaaaataaaagtca encodes:
- the LOC106438272 gene encoding 39S ribosomal protein L46, mitochondrial, with the translated sequence MQRLRSSRSLVKPLLESRRLGGGYCTSSSSEKIVASVLFERLRVVIPKPDPAVYAFQEFKFNWQQQFRRRYPDEFLDIAKNRAKGEYQMDYVPAPRITEADKNNDRKSLYRALDKKLYLLIFGKPFGATSDKPVWHFPEKVYDSEPTLRKCAESALKSVLGDLTHTYFVGNAPMAHMAIQPTEETPDLPSYKRFFFKCSVVAASKYNIRNCEDFVWVTKDELLEFFPEQAEFFNKMIIS
- the LOC106443654 gene encoding desiccation-related protein At2g46140-like encodes the protein MASTEQKEVEENGSMISGLLDKAKGFFAEKLANVPTPEAAVDNVDFKGVTRQGVDYHAKVSVKNPYSQTIPICQISYVLKSATRTIASGTIPDPGSLVGNKTTVLDVPVKVAYSIAVSLMKDIGSDWDIDYQLDIGLTFDIPVVGDITIPVSTQGEIKLPSLRDFF